ACCATCATCTCAAAAGGAGTTTTGTTGAGTAAGGATAACAACGCCATTACCACACCGCTGTGAGTCACAATTAAGACGTCATCTTGATGATTCGAAATAATTTGTCTAAGCCCTGATAAGACGCGCTGTAAGACTTGTTGATAGGATTCCCCTTGATGAATGTTTGAATAGCGTCGATTGTGAGACCATGTACGAAATGAATCCGGATCATCGTTTTCAACTTGAATCCACGTCTTCCCTTCCCAGGTTCCTAATGCAATCTCCTGAAGATTTGGCATTTCAACCATACCAATTCCACAAACTTGAGACACAATTGTTGCGGTATCTTTTGCTCTTTTTTGGGGGCTTGTGTAGATGTAAGAAAAAGCGACGTGCATTTGATTCAGTTGATCAGCAAGTGCGTGAGCTTGCAAAATCCCTTTAGGTGATAAATCAGTATCACTACTTCCTTGAATACGTTTTTCTTCATTCCAATATGTGTGACCATGTCGTGCGATGTATAGTTTCATAGAGACTCCTTTATCATTAACAAATTATGAACCTTCTTCATTAAAAAGATAATGCATGAACCGCTGCGGATCTTTCAAAAATGAACGTGTGTCACTCACAATTGGGTGATTATCGTATGAAACTTCATTAATTGCTTCATGTATATAATAAATCTTAGCCTGAGGATATGCTAAGAGTATGGGCGAGTGGGTACAGATAATAAATTGACTCCCCTTTTTCACATACTCACCAATAAGGTAAAGCAAGGTTAATTGGTTTTGAAACGAAAGAGGGGTTTCGGGTTCATCAAGTAAATAAAGTGATTGTGAACGCAGTCTTTCACTAAAAAAGCGGATATACCCTTCGCCATGCGATGCCTTTAGGTAAGATTCAACAATCCCATTCATGCGCTGTGTATTGCCTTTATGAAGGTTTGTCTCAAGAAGATAAGCAAGTGATTCTGGATTTTTATGGCGTGCTTGAGCATCCTGTAACATCATTTGATTGGTTTCAACTTCATCGGATGCCCAGGACAAATAGGTGTAGAAGTCTTCACTTTGGAAATAATACCCTTTCTTAAGTTTAGAAGACCATGAAAGTTTGAACCCATCTTCATAAGGGTGGTGCATTGACGATGCTTTTCCAACGGGAATACTTTGGGTTAAGGTGCTAATCGCATTGAGTAAGGTTGACTTACCACATCCATTTTCACCGGTCAGAAAGATTACAGGTGAGGAAAGATCAAGCGAATCGAATTTCAGTATATTAAATGGATACTCAGTCTGTGTTGCATTCAAGCATGTAATTTCTTTTAGCATAGTATCTATCTCCTTGTGCAGTTATGATTCAAAAAAGAACAGCGTTCCTAATGACCCATCTTCATAATGCGAATTAGGATAATCGACGACCTTCTCATAGTTATTGAGGGTATAGGTTGAAATAACTTTTTCCCAAAACTTTACGGAAGGAATATTTTTAGGGTGGCATTTAAGTTGCCATGATCCTTTATGTAATGAACAAAGGGTTTCAAATACAGATGTTCCAACACGGTTTCTGCGGTATTTATGGAGTATAAAGAACTCAGAAAGTGAAAAATCTGTAATGCGATCAAAGGCTTCTGGATAGTCATTAACCATCACAAAACCAGCAAGAGCATCATCAATCATAATGAAGTATGCCCAACGATTTGATTGAGTCCATGTGTAATCAAGGTACATATACCCATAAAGTCCCAAGGGGTTTACATCAACTTCTGTGTATTGTGAGAATTCATAGAGATATTTTTCAAGTAAGTTTGCAAGAATCTCTCGTTCTTCAAGGGATACGGGTTTAAGTGTGAAAGTGTACATCACATCATCTCCTTTAGCGTGAATATTATACTGTATTAACCCTAACATTAACAAGGTATCGCTGTCTGAATCAATGGGGTATCAAAGTGTTATGAATCATCGTGAAAGATTGCCTTAAAAGAAAAGAGAAACCAAATATCACGGTCTCTCTAGAAATTGTAACTTAATAAGTGCCTTCAACCTTTTGACCTTGCATTAAAGCAACACCTCCTGAAGTGCCTAAGCGTGTTGCGCCTGCATTAATCATGTTTTGAGCATCTTCAAATGAGCGTACACCCCCTGAAGCTTTAACCTGTGCTTTGTCCCCTACTGTTTGTTTCATAAGCGTTACTGCTTCTACAGTTGCCCCGCCTGAATTAAATCCAGTCGATGTTTTCACAAAATCAGCACCGGCTTTAACTGAAGCATTGCATGCATTCACAATCTCTTCATCAGAAAGAAGACAAGTCTCTAAGATAACTTTTAGTACTAAGTCACCACATGCTTCTTTGATTGATTTTATTTCGTGTGTAATCACATCAAGTTTTCCATCTTTTAAAGCGCCAACATTGATGACCATATCAATCTCTGTTGCGCCATTTGCAATGGCATTCTTTGTTTCAAATACCTTAGTTTCAGTTGTGTTTTGACCTAAAGGAAATCCAATAACGGTACATACTTTAACATCAGAACCTTTAAGAAGTTCTGCACATTTTGATACGTAATAAGGATTGACACAAACGCTCATAAAATCGTATTGCAACGCTTCTTTACAAAGTGTTTCAATTTGGAATTCTAAAGCTTCTGGCTTTAAGAGTGTGTGGTCGATGTATTTATTGAGTGTGTTCATTTTTTTCCTCCAATGATTGTTTTACAGCATCTGGATCACCCATCCAAGGTTCTTTACCACTGGGTCCGTGCTGATAGGTTTCGAGCCCTTTTCCCATGATAACAACAATATCACCAGGATCCGCTCTCATTATAGCATTTTTAATGGCTAAATATCGATTTGGCTCAATAATTGTTTCAGTTTTAGTGATGCCAGTTTTGATATCATGGGCGATGTCTAAAACAGATTCAGATCGCGGATCATCTTCTGTTAGAACGATAACATCACAGTAAGCATCGCTGACTTGTCCCATCATCGGGCGTTTGTCATGATCGCGTCCCCCTGCACTACCAAATACAGCGATTACTTTGTTGTTTGGGTTGATGATGTCTTTACAGTATTGATACATCTTCTCCATACCATCGGGTGTGTGAGAATAATCTACAATGACTTTAAAGTCCTGTCCATAGTCTAGAAAATTGACGCGTCCTGTAATTTCTGAAAGTGTAGCAGCTGCAGATACGATTTCTTGAAGTGAAACGTGGGTTTGGTTGTGGATCATCGCAATCGCTAGAACCAAGTTATAAACATTAAACCGTGCGACACGACTTGAGTAAACATCGTAGGATTGGTGTTTATGGATTAGCTTAAATTCTGTATGATCATCAAACAGTTTGATATCAGCAGCTTGATAGTCTGCTGTAGGGTGTGTCCCATATGTAACAATCGATTGTGTATATCCAGTATGAATCAGTCTTTGACCGTATTCATCGTCTTCATTAATTACCATAATACAGGATGGTTTTGCTTGATCAAAAAGACGTTTTTTAGCATTGAAATAGGCTTCCATATTCTTGTGATAATCAAGGTGATCTTGCGTTAAGTTTGTAAATCCAACCACATCAAAGTCGATATTGTCAACACGACCCAAGGATAAGCCTTGACTTGAAACTTCAATTGCTACGGAATCAATTTGATGGTTTACCATATCACTGAGAAGTTCCCTAAATTCAATTATATCGGGTGTTGTGAGTTTTGCAGGTAATTCAATATCATCATAGCGAATGGCGACAGTTCCCATATATCCTGCTTTAACCTTGAGTTGTTTCAAAAGATCATAAATCATGACAGCGGTTGAAGTTTTACCATTGGTCCCTGTGATTCCATATAGCGTTAAATGGCGGGATGGATCGCCATAATAAAGGTCAGCAACCCGTACTAATTCTTTTTGAACATCGTCAACCTTAATGTAAAGAATATGATCATAGTAAGTTGTGAATGGTTTGGAATGGACAATACATATTGCACCTTTTTCAATGGCTGTATCCACAAAGTCATGGCGATCTGCGCTGACGCCTGTAGTACAAAAGAAACACGAGTTCGCAATCACTTGGTTCGTGTTGTTGCATAAACGTGTTATCTGTCTTGAATCATCGACTCCAAATAAATCAAACCCTGTCATGATTTCACCTTCTTTTGTCTTTTCTTCACGAGTTTATTGTATTTCTTAATAAAACGCTTAGAAACCACTTCTTTATCCACTAATGCTTTATAAAATGCATCTTCATCTTCCGCTAATAATAATGAAAAGGTAAAGATGTCACGCTGCATCAAATCTTTTGTTTTTAGGTATGGAAATATGTCGTAGTCTTTATCAGATACTTTAATGAATGCTTTACCACGTTCATCATGTAAAATAAAGAAGTCTTTGGTATCAAACGAACACTCAAATTCTCCCATATTTGCAATAAAAGGCAAGCGTCCGTAACGATTAATGTTGATAATCTTACTCTTAAAGTTTTGATACAGTTCGAAAAACTGAGGAAGTTCTAGAATGGCGACTTCTTTTGAATACAGTGCGTTCATCAGTTCATCAAAAAATGGAATAAATATTTGTTCATTATTATAGCTGAAGTGTTTTAAGTTTTGAAGTTCTGGTTTTAAGTCTTTGAGGATCAAAGCATTTCTTTCTTTAAAACTCAAATAGTCCCACATATCAAAACATTGACTGCGCACACTTTCATAGCATGATTCAATGGTCTCTTTGTTTCTTAATCCTTCTTCAAATACAGTTAATGTAAGATAGTCCATCAAGTTTTTCGGATCATAAGGCAATGAAAAACGTTCAGCGAGTGTTTTAAGCTGATTCATGCGTTTTTTATTCAATTTATACTTATGATACTTTGATAGCATATTATCCAATCTCCAATGTACTAATTAAGGTTGCAACTGCAAGTGGTGCTGTTTCAGCACGGTAGATATAAGGTCCAAAGCTGACTGCTTGGATGTTTAATGAATCAAATAGAGCACGTTCTTTATCAGAAAAACCTCCTTCAGGTCCAATAAATACAGTGATTGAGCCTTGAGATTTGTTTAAGACACTGAGCAAGTGGGGATGGTCTGATGTATCACCATATAGATTAAAATCAGATAAGGTTGATTTTAAATCTTTTGACTCAATAATTCCAGATACACTCACGGGGAATTGACGGTAAGACTGTTCAGAGGCTTCTTTCGCAATTAATTGAAGTCGTTCAAGTTTACGTGCTTCCCGTTTTCCAAAATCGCGCACGACCCCACGATCGGATCGATACAAGATGATTTCATCAACGCCACACTCACATGCTTTTTGAATCATCCATTCAAGACGCTCAGAACGTATGAGTGAAGCAACAATCCGAATGCGATATTTCTTTTTGTAAAAGGTTAAGGGTTCAAGAATATCAAAGGAATCCAAAGCGTTTGTATTAAATCGTGCAAGGACGCCGTTTCCCTTTGCATCAACAAGACGAACGGTATCGTTTTGTTTCATTCTTAAGACATTTTTTATTTGGTGGTGTTGGTCATCAGATAATGACGGGTTGTCAATATCATCAATAAAAAACTGTTGCATTTATAGTTCGCCTTTAGCCATTAATGAAAGCTTTTTGATTTCAAAAGGTTTCAAGTCCCTATATTGACCAATTCCCACACCATCCAGCGTTACTGGACCAATTGCAAAGCGATGAAGCCGCACAACAGGAAGTTTAAAGTGCTCCATAACTTTACGAATTTGACGATTTTTACCTTCTGATAGAATTAAGGTAAATGCAGTTCTGTCTGCTTTTTTAATATAACGAACGTCTTCGACTTCCATCCCTTGGTAAGAGACACCATCAACTGTAACGCCTTGACGCAGTTTCTCTGATACGCTGAATGGGAGTTTCCCTTTTACTGATACACGATAGGATTTCTTAACGTGGTATTTTGGATGCGTTAGAAGTTGTGCAAACGCACCATCATTGGTGAGAATGAGTGCGCCTGTTGTATCCATATCAAGACGTCCTATCGGATACAGTCTGTGTTGATCGTGTACGATGTCAATAACAGTCGGTCGATCATGTGTATCGGATGCACTGGATAGAACACCTCTTGGTTTATTCAATAAATAATATACACGGTTATTCTCTTGAATGATTGGCTTGTTATCAACGGTAATCTTGTCTTGTGGCAACACTTTAACACCCAATTCTTTGACCACAACGCCATTGACTTTAACTTTTCCGTCAAGGATCAGTGTTTCTGCTTTACGACGCGAACATACCCCCGCATCCGCGATTGCTTTTTGTAATCTTATTTCATTTGAAGAGCTCATGATTTTCTCCAATCATTTCTACTTTAATTTCAGGCAATTCATCTAATGATGTCAGTTTAAATACATCAAAGAATGAAGAAGTTACTTCATATAATATGGGTCTACCCGGTGTGTCATTGCGTCCCGCTTCGCAAATAAGGTCTAGTGCTTCAAGACGGCGACACATCATATCACTGTTAACACCGCGGATTTCTTCGATCTCAACGCGTGTAATGGGTTGTTTGTAGGCGATGATTGCAAGTGTTTCAAGGGCAGCTTGAGATAATTGACGGGTGCGGTTAAATTCAAGCAGTTCACCAATAATCTCGTGATGTTTCTGTTTCGTAACAAGTTTTAAGACACCACCATATTCCACAACATCAAGACCGGATGTTGCACTTTCTTTGTAGTGGTTTTTAAAGTCTTCAACAAATGTATTACACGATCCCTCATCAAGATTGAATACAGTCTGTAATTGAAATTTAGTAATGCCTTCATCACCAAATGCAAAGAGTATTGCTTCTAATGTACCAAAATCTTCCATCTAGACTGCTCCTTTCAGATAAATTGCGTCGTTTTGAGTGCTCAAGAGTAAATCACCCATTCGTAACATATCTAAAACTGCTAGGAATGTGACAATCATAAAACTTACATTGGGTGATTTCTCGAGCAAATCATCCAATGTCATTACTTTTTTGTTTAAAAACTCCATCCGCAGTGAAATGATGCGATCATCCACTGAATATTCAACACGTTCGATGGATACTTCATGTGGATTTGCAAG
This DNA window, taken from Erysipelothrix larvae, encodes the following:
- a CDS encoding UDP-N-acetylmuramoyl-L-alanyl-D-glutamate--2,6-diaminopimelate ligase, with translation MTGFDLFGVDDSRQITRLCNNTNQVIANSCFFCTTGVSADRHDFVDTAIEKGAICIVHSKPFTTYYDHILYIKVDDVQKELVRVADLYYGDPSRHLTLYGITGTNGKTSTAVMIYDLLKQLKVKAGYMGTVAIRYDDIELPAKLTTPDIIEFRELLSDMVNHQIDSVAIEVSSQGLSLGRVDNIDFDVVGFTNLTQDHLDYHKNMEAYFNAKKRLFDQAKPSCIMVINEDDEYGQRLIHTGYTQSIVTYGTHPTADYQAADIKLFDDHTEFKLIHKHQSYDVYSSRVARFNVYNLVLAIAMIHNQTHVSLQEIVSAAATLSEITGRVNFLDYGQDFKVIVDYSHTPDGMEKMYQYCKDIINPNNKVIAVFGSAGGRDHDKRPMMGQVSDAYCDVIVLTEDDPRSESVLDIAHDIKTGITKTETIIEPNRYLAIKNAIMRADPGDIVVIMGKGLETYQHGPSGKEPWMGDPDAVKQSLEEKNEHTQ
- the scpB gene encoding SMC-Scp complex subunit ScpB, whose translation is MEDFGTLEAILFAFGDEGITKFQLQTVFNLDEGSCNTFVEDFKNHYKESATSGLDVVEYGGVLKLVTKQKHHEIIGELLEFNRTRQLSQAALETLAIIAYKQPITRVEIEEIRGVNSDMMCRRLEALDLICEAGRNDTPGRPILYEVTSSFFDVFKLTSLDELPEIKVEMIGENHELFK
- a CDS encoding RsmE family RNA methyltransferase; its protein translation is MQQFFIDDIDNPSLSDDQHHQIKNVLRMKQNDTVRLVDAKGNGVLARFNTNALDSFDILEPLTFYKKKYRIRIVASLIRSERLEWMIQKACECGVDEIILYRSDRGVVRDFGKREARKLERLQLIAKEASEQSYRQFPVSVSGIIESKDLKSTLSDFNLYGDTSDHPHLLSVLNKSQGSITVFIGPEGGFSDKERALFDSLNIQAVSFGPYIYRAETAPLAVATLISTLEIG
- a CDS encoding ATP-binding cassette domain-containing protein encodes the protein MLKEITCLNATQTEYPFNILKFDSLDLSSPVIFLTGENGCGKSTLLNAISTLTQSIPVGKASSMHHPYEDGFKLSWSSKLKKGYYFQSEDFYTYLSWASDEVETNQMMLQDAQARHKNPESLAYLLETNLHKGNTQRMNGIVESYLKASHGEGYIRFFSERLRSQSLYLLDEPETPLSFQNQLTLLYLIGEYVKKGSQFIICTHSPILLAYPQAKIYYIHEAINEVSYDNHPIVSDTRSFLKDPQRFMHYLFNEEGS
- a CDS encoding pseudouridine synthase, which gives rise to MSSSNEIRLQKAIADAGVCSRRKAETLILDGKVKVNGVVVKELGVKVLPQDKITVDNKPIIQENNRVYYLLNKPRGVLSSASDTHDRPTVIDIVHDQHRLYPIGRLDMDTTGALILTNDGAFAQLLTHPKYHVKKSYRVSVKGKLPFSVSEKLRQGVTVDGVSYQGMEVEDVRYIKKADRTAFTLILSEGKNRQIRKVMEHFKLPVVRLHRFAIGPVTLDGVGIGQYRDLKPFEIKKLSLMAKGEL
- a CDS encoding GNAT family N-acetyltransferase, coding for MYTFTLKPVSLEEREILANLLEKYLYEFSQYTEVDVNPLGLYGYMYLDYTWTQSNRWAYFIMIDDALAGFVMVNDYPEAFDRITDFSLSEFFILHKYRRNRVGTSVFETLCSLHKGSWQLKCHPKNIPSVKFWEKVISTYTLNNYEKVVDYPNSHYEDGSLGTLFFFES
- a CDS encoding histidine phosphatase family protein; the encoded protein is MKLYIARHGHTYWNEEKRIQGSSDTDLSPKGILQAHALADQLNQMHVAFSYIYTSPQKRAKDTATIVSQVCGIGMVEMPNLQEIALGTWEGKTWIQVENDDPDSFRTWSHNRRYSNIHQGESYQQVLQRVLSGLRQIISNHQDDVLIVTHSGVVMALLSLLNKTPFEMMVQYHLNNAAFITLADQDVHQMEILL
- the deoC gene encoding deoxyribose-phosphate aldolase, whose amino-acid sequence is MNTLNKYIDHTLLKPEALEFQIETLCKEALQYDFMSVCVNPYYVSKCAELLKGSDVKVCTVIGFPLGQNTTETKVFETKNAIANGATEIDMVINVGALKDGKLDVITHEIKSIKEACGDLVLKVILETCLLSDEEIVNACNASVKAGADFVKTSTGFNSGGATVEAVTLMKQTVGDKAQVKASGGVRSFEDAQNMINAGATRLGTSGGVALMQGQKVEGTY